TCTCGAAAGTAGAGCCATTAGCTAGTCTGAACAGCACGTTTTCCGGATTCATATCCGGTGCGGATCTGAGGTTTGAAGCCGAACGAATAATGCCGGACGCCTGCGGCGTAGTATTTTGAAACTCTTCCGCCAGCTTTTTAGATTTGCCCAGAGTTTCGCTGGTGATCACATTCTGGGCCTCGATCCAACCCTCGGTTTGGGCTTCGTCGTGGGCACGGACGCGAAACCACGGAACCTTTTCGAAATCGATCTGATCGACGATGTCGAGTTGGTCACCGCGTTTGACCTCGAGCAGATCCGCCGCAACGACGGCGTACGATGTCCGTATCTGAGCAGTTTTGGCGATCACCGTTGCCTTGTCATTGGTGCCAAGCACATTGGTGACGCCGCTTACGGTCGAATCGATAAATGTACAGCTAGCTGTACCTAACGTAAACGCGGCAAGGAGAAATAGGATTGTTAACTTCGTTTTCATTTAAGATTCCCGGTCAGTTTTCGCCAGTTATTATAACCCAACTTGTCCAAGATTTCCTTTTGTCGGCCGGTTGGGGCGGACTTGACCGAAAGTTTTGTCAGCGGAGCGTCGCCGATCGCTTGGATGCCGGCGGCATCGAGATCGGTTTGCCACTCGATGGCTTCCCGGCCCGTTATATACCGATCGATCACCGGTCCGAGCTCTTTTCGGTTTCGCATTATCGTCAGGATCGCCGCATTGCCGTCCACTCTCGGGCCGTCAATGGGATACTTTATGCAGATTTCGCGGATCAGCGATTCGACCGACGCCTTGCCTTTGGCCGATCGCATAAGAGTGATGTCGATGAGAAAGGCAACGAGCATGCCCCGAGCGTACACCGTCGTATTGCCGCCCGAGAAACGCAGCATCGAGGCCTCGATCAGCGACCGACGCTCGGGTTGGATACGGTCAATATTGTAGGCCTGAGCAAGAGTCGAAAGCATATCGTCAAATCGGATCTGATTGGTCGCCACACCGGTCTTGAGCGCCGCGTACTGAGCAAATCCCTCGTAAAACCAGTCGTAATTTCCGCCAAGATTGACGCCATTCGGCAACCAGAGGTGAAACAGCTCGTGCCGCAGTTGCTCGTGAAGCCGCTGGATCGACTGTGCCTTAAACGGCATATCGGCCGACAAAATGGTCACGCTCCGCCCGCGCGTATCGGCCTCCCAGGCTCCAATGCGGGTAGGCACCGGAAATTTGCCTACAAATACGCGGCGCGGTGCTGTGGTCAACTGACCGAATTGACGGCTGTAGGAATCGAAGATCGATCCGGCCATATTTGCGGCTTCGGCGTCGGTAAAGAGCCATTCACCCGAAAGAGCGAGATCCAATGGAGTATCGCCGCCTTGTACGCGTTGACTCCGAAGCTTCGGCCCGATGTAAAAGACCGATCTCTCGACATTATCGACGGCGTACACGCTCGGGGCGATCTCGCTTTCGGCCGCAAACGCCTTCCAGTCCGTCGGCAGTTTGAGTGTGATCTGGGACTTTCGTCCGATCGACTGTGGCAGCAAGTCATCGAGCATCAGCACGCCGCCGCTCGCGTCGGCCCACGATGTATGAGCAGGAGCAGAAGCCGGTCCAAGCGGAGCCAGATCGATCGAGTATCGGAAGCCGCCGATGATATCGCCGTGAACACGCACCGTGCCGTTAAAAACTTGGTTTGCGATGAGATATCCCCACGGATCATAGATCGCGACCGACGAACGCCGCCGAAAAAGGTCTTTGACGCCGGCAATATCATCGAGAAACCACATTTCGCTCGTGGTCTTTGGTTCCGCTGGCGACGAAAATTTACCGCGGATCGTGGCAACGAGACGACCGTTTGCCGCAAGATCGACATCGATCCGGGCCTCCTGAGCAAAGGAAAATGTAAAGAATTGTAAAATCCCTATGGTTGCGGCTAAAATGGCTGGAATTGAAGGGATATTTTTTGACATCGCCAAATGTACGAGACTAAAATAATATTTTGGTTACTTTGCGCGGAACGCATCACTTTAGCATAAAGTCCATTATGAGTCTTATCAAGGTCATTATCTACGCAATGGTTTTCTTGTTAAGCCTGCTGTTACTCGGACGCTATATCTTTTAGGTCCGTGAGCGTGCACCGAGAATACCGATTAGATTTTATACAAAACCGCGTTCTACATTGGACGCACAGATAATATTTTGGGAATAGCGGCGGTCAAAGTGGCCGCTTTTTTGATTTTATGAGCGAATTACGCAAGATCAAACGAGCTCTCTTGAGCGTTTCGGATAAGCAAGGTTTGGCGGACTTTGCCGCATCACTGGCTCGTCACGGCGTCGAGATCGTATCGACGGGCGGCACCGCAAAGACGCTCCGCGACAGCGGCCTTAAGGTAATTGACGTATCGGAAGTCACCGGGTTTCCGGAAATGATGGACGGCCGTGTAAAGACTCTGCACCCCAAGATGCACGGCGCATTTCTCGCTCTTCGCGATAATGCCGGTCACGTTGCGTCAATGAACGAACACGGCATCGAGCCGATCGATATGGTGGTCGTCAATCTTTATCCGTTTGAAGAAACGATCGCAGATGATGGCGTCGATCTCGAAGTTGCGGTCGAGAATATCGATATCGGCGGCCCCGCAATGATCCGCTCGGCTTCCAAAAACTGGCGTGACGTCGCGGTCGTCACGGACGTCCGTTTGTATGACGAGATCATCGGTGAAATGGACGCTAACGAAGGCTCGATATCACTTGAAACGCGTTCGCGGCTCGCGGCTCTCGCATTTACGCGGACGGCCAGCTACGATCTGGCGATTTCATCGTATCTTGCCCGTCAGCTCTCAAACGAAGACCTTGAGCTCCTAGAACCACTCAATCCGCTCGGTGGCCTTATGTTCATCGAAGCCGATGACGAAGAGTCAGAAGCTCCTGCCTCCGTTAGCGGCCAGACATCGGACAACAGCGGAATGCCCGAATTCCAGATCATCGAACTCGCCAAGGTCGCGGACCTGCGTTACGGCGAAAACCCGCATCAGCGTGCCGCATTGTATGACGACGGCACCGGCGGCGGCATTGCCGGAGCGGAGCAACTGCACGGCAAAGAGATGTCGTTCAACAACTATGTCGATGCCGAGGCGGCGTGGAATCTCGTCGCCGATCTCGACACACGCGGCGTCGCGATCATCAAGCACACCAATCCGTCGGGCGTAGGCATCGGCAACGCAAATATCGACGCTTACCGACGGGCGCTCGCGACCGATCCGGTCTCGGCATTCGGCGGCATTGTCGCTTTTAATCGAAAGGTCGACGCGGAAGTTGCACGCTCGGTCATAGAAGTTTTTTCTGAAGTCATCGTCGCCCCCGACTACGATCCCGACGCCCTCGAATTATTCAAGAGTAAAAAGAACCTACGCGTGCTGCGAGTGCACGACTGTAACGGAGTTCGCAGGGAGTATGGCTCAACTCTCGAGTACAAACAGTTGGGTGGAGGATTTCTCGTACAGGACGCCGACGTTCATCAATTAACTACGGCCGATCTTAACGTCGTCACCGATCGACGACCGACCGAGTCAGAATTGATCGCGATGCAATTGGCCTGGACGGTGTGCAAGCACGTCAAATCGAACGCGATCGTCTTTGCCAACGGTGAGCAAACGCTTGGCGTTGGTGCCGGTCAGATGAACCGTGTGGATTCTGTGAGAATCGCCGCGATGCGTGCCGAGCGGTTCAATTTGCCGCTCAAAGGCTCGGCACTCGCGTCTGACGCGTTTTTTCCGTTTCGCGACAATGTCGACGAAGCCGCCGCTTTCGGCGTCTCAGCCATCATCCAACCGGGGGGTTCGATCAAGGACGACGAGTCGATCGCCGCCGCAAACGAGCACGGCATCGCGATGGCATTCACCGGCATCCGGCACTTCAAGCACTGATCGCAGAACTTTCTGCTTGACAATATGTTGTGGCAGTGTTAAAACTATACCCAATTAGGACGACTGAAGGAACGCTCAAGGGGTTTTTGTTACCAAAGATCTTTTGGGCTTTTGTGTTTTGTTAGTTTCTTCGCCAGAAGATTTCAGGAGGACGTTTATGAACAAATTGACCTATACGCTATTAGTCGCAACGATCGCGATGATCGCCGCCGCCTGCGGGGCACCCGCGGAGAATAAGCCGGCAAACGCCGCTAACACCAACGCCAACGCCAACCTGGCGAAACCCGTCGCAACCGCGCCGACCAAGGAAGCCCTGTTCGATATGGACAAAAAGGCGAACGAAGCTTGGTTCAAGGGCGACAAGGCATATTTCGAGGCCAACCTATCCGACAAATTCGTCTCGTTTGAGCAAGGAATGCGTATGAATAAGGCCGAGCTGGCCGGAATGATCGGTTCCGTAAAATGCGACGTCAAGACCTGGAACATCGAAGATCCGCAGATGTTCAAGATCAACGATGACACGTATGTGACGACCTACAAGGGTACCTTTGACGGCAGCTGCACAGGCCCGGACGGAGCGACGATGAAACTGCCGAGCCCGACGCGAGCCTCCAGCATATACATCCGCGACGGTGACCAATGGAAGGGAGCGTTTCACAGCGAGACGCTGATCATCGACCCGAAAGCACCACCACCGGCACCCGCCAAGCAAGAGGCGAAGAAAGTAGAGCCTAAGAAGGACGCCGAGACCGCCGCTAAGGAAGAAGCCAACAAACCGAAGCCGAGCCCAAACACCGACGCCATCGTCAAACTGCATACCGCCGGCTGGGAAGCTTTTAAGAACAAAGATGCCAAGGCGTTCGGCGATATAATGTCAGCAAATATGGCACTCATCGATCCGCTCGGCGGCTATCTGTCGGGGAAGGAAGCGGTCATCAAACAGTGGACTGAAACAATGAAGTGCGAGGGCATCAACAAGGTCGGCGTTGCCGACGGATTTGCCACCGCTCTGTCGCCGACGGTCGAGTTGCTTACGCTCAAGGGTACCGCCGACGGCACTTGCGATGGGCAAACGAACGGCCCGATCTTCCAGTCCGCCGTTTATGTCAAAGAGGGCGATGCCTGGAAACTCGCTTTTATGTTCGAGTCGCCCGCAATGTAACCATTGCGATGCACCCGTAATACGGTAAAGCCGGGGCCATGGGGCTCCGGCCTTTTTGCGCTGTGACTATCGTCGGACCGACACGGAAGATAATTTTCCTTGACTTCCCACATCAATCGGACAACAATTAGCCAACTCAAGCCAAACCAGCTTTACGCCTTACGAGGATTGACTCGAGAACTTTAGGTTTTTCGGATTTCACTAACACATATAGGAGACGATCTATGACCAAGTTCACAACTTTTGCATTGACCACAGCGGCAGCTTTCATCTTGACGGCCTGCGGCGCACCTGCGGGCAACAATGCCCCGGCGACTAACGCCGCACCAAACCCCAACGCCAACACTGCTAAACCGGTCGCAGCAGCACCGACCAAAGAGGCCCTAATGACAATCGAAAAGGCCGGTTGGGAGGCATGGAAAACAAGGGATCCTAAATGGAACCAAGACAACCTTTCGGACAAGTCCGTCGGTTTCAGCATGAAGGACGGCCGTCAGGATAAAGCCGGGATGATGAAAGCCTTCGGCGAAGCGAAGTGCGAGATCAAGAGCTATTCGATGTCGGATGACACAATGCGCATGATCGGCCCCGATGTCGCAGTCCTGACCTTCAAGGGAACTCAAGACGGCACATGTGACGGCACGAAGGTCCCTGCGGCGGTATGGTCTTCGAGCGTTTATGTCCGCGAAGGCGAAAAGTGGAAATCATTGCTCTACTTAGAGAATGAGGTCGTTGACCCCAAGGCAGCCCCGAAACCGGCAGCTGTAGCTAAGAAAGAGGCGGCCCAGGCTGCCGAAGCCAAACCTGATGCTCTGACAGAAGCCCTGATGTCGGTCGAAAAGGCCGGCTGGGACGCATGGGTGAAACGTGACGCTAAAGGCGTCGAATCGGTCATGGGCAAGGACTTTGTTTACCTGTCCGGCATGGGCCCTCTTGATCGTGCCGCGGCATTAAAGAACTGGTCCGAGCCAAAATGCGAGGGTCTCGAATATACATTCAGCGATCCCAAAGCGGTTTCGCTCACCGCAGATGTCGCTCTCGTCACCTACAAAGCCGACGCGAAAGGCAAATGCGACGGCAAACCCGTTACACCTTCCGTCTGGGTCGCTTCGTTTGATATGAAAGAAGGCGATGTGTGGAAGAACGCGTTCTACACAGACATTCCCCGCTAACCGTCTAGGATCCACTTAATAACGAAAGGGCCGGAGTTTCAAGCTTCGGCCTTTTTATTGGCGCTCACCGCACAATGGTTCCGACCTTAAGATCCTTTCCATCCGTCGAGAACGATATCAAAGAAGGCGATGCCTGGAAACTCGCCTTTATGTTCGAGTCGCCCGCGATGTAGATCCGGCGGGTCCGCGAACACGCACCAAAGGGCGTGAGCATCTTAGCTCCGGCCCTTTTCACTTTATGGAATAAACGTTGCGACCTTTAGCTCCCGTCCGTCCGTCGAGATCGAGATCATTCCACGTTCGCCGGTGGTCATCACACCGACACCCGCCGCCTGCCATCGCTCGACGACGTCACGATGGGGATGCCCAAAAGGTGAGCGTCGCCCGACCGAGATCACCGCTTGTGAGGCTTGAACGGCATCAATGAATTCCTGCGTCGAAGATGTGCGGCTGCCGTGATGCGGGACCTTTACGACATCCGCCCGGAGCGTCCCACCGCCGCCCAATAGTTGCCGCTCGGCCACTGCCTCGATGTCGCCGGTCAATAAAAATGAACGGCTGCCCATCGAGATCCGAAGTACTATCGACTGATCGTTGCCCCAGGGTTCATTCAGCCTTTCGTCCGCAAAGGGCAGAAGTACCTCGACCGCCACATCGCCAAAGCGGAACGCTTCCCCGCGTGAAACAAATTCGAACGGGATGCCGCGTTGCCGCACCTTGTCCGCAAACGCCTTAAAATCGGGATCGTCAGAGGGCCAGCGGGCGATCAGTGCCTTACTGACGTGGAAATTGCGGGCAATATCGGTAAGCCCTTGAATATGATCGGCGTCAGCGTGAGTCGCGACAATATAGTCGATATGTGAAAGTCCCTTCTGCCAAAGAACTTCGGAAACGACCGCTTCGCCAATACCGCGTATATCCGGTTCGAAATCGTCGCCCTCGCCGTCCTTTCCGCGATAGTCGAGCCGCCCGCCGCCATCCACCAGCATCGTCGTTCCATTTGGAAACGTCACCAGAGTCGAGTCGCCCTGTCCGACATCCAAAAAGTCGACGTGAAGCCTCCCATCGGGCCTATCCGAACTAAATGGATGTGTGATCAACAAGATAGCGAGCAGTGCGACAGCCGCACCCGCCGCACTGAAAACATTTACGTCGCGTGATTTCGGCGATCGTGTCGCCATCGGATTCCATACCGCAAGCCCATACGCCAAAAGCACGATCGGCACAAAATATATAAAATAGATCACGGTGCCTGTCCCGGAATACGCAGTTAAACGGAAACTTGCCCAGCCATTTTCCGCGAAGATCTCCGGAGCCGATTGCAAAACCACATTAGTTAATTCCGCAGTCTTGAAAAATGGAACCGCTAAGAGCCTGCCGATTGCGAGGAATAGAGATCCAAGTACTGCCGATAAGCTCCCGATCGCGATCCAAAAACCTACCCAAAGATTTAGAAATACCGCCGAGACCGTAACTCTATGAAAGTAAACAATACTAAGCGGCAGCATACATATCTGGACTATCAACGAGACGATCACTCCCTCGGAAATGTAACGTAACCCCCGCTGCAACCCGCCTCGAAGCCACCACTCAGGAAGTTCGGAACGGTAGAGCGAGGCAGACCAAACGTGTTGGTTTATCTCGACCGACCACGCGTCCGGATTCCAAAATACGATCTCGCACGTCCTTCGAAGCCACTTAGGAACATTTGGGGGGAAAGGTGCGTCCTGCGTCGGAGTCCAACTACCGATCTGCCTCAGCTTTTCGATCAACGGATACGCTAAAACGACGATCGATCCCACGCTAACGAATGTCAATTGAAATGATGGGTCAAATAGATCCGATGGCCGCAACACAAGCAAAAAAAGTACACACCCGCCCAGAGAATTCAATGGCGTCCCATTTCTATGTATTACATATGCAAACAGCAATACGGTGAACATTATCGCCGCTCTCGTCACCGGCAGATCGCCCCCGACCGCAAGTGTGTACGACCATATTATGGACGTTGTCACGACAAACTGAATCCAGCGATTTCCGGTGAACAGTCTCACGAAAAACAGCAACAATCCGCCGAAGAATGTGATATGCAGACCTGAAATAACCAGAATGTGAAACGTTCCGCCTTCACGGAAAAGCTCGGCGGTATTTTTGTCGAGAAAATACCGATTGCCGAGAAGCGAGGCGATCATTACTCCTGCCGTGGGTTGCGTCAACTCCCTTTGAAAGATCCTGATCAAATTGGAGCGTACGTCGTAGATCCATTTCAAAGGCAAAAAGACACTCTCAACTGACACCTCTTCGACAAGGAGATCGCTTTTGACGCTACACGTCGCATCGATCCCGATTCTGTCGAGCATTTCCTTTCTGTTCCGAACACCGGGGTTTTGAAACGCATCGTCGCGGGAAATACGGCACGTCACGCGTATTCGCGAACCATAATTCAGATCCCGGATGCTCGATATCGGCTCAGACGTCTGCGGCAGATACAATCGGACACGACCGGCAACCGATCGGTCGGATCCACGATAGATTATATTTGATGTATCAATATCCACGACCATCCCCTCGGATTGAGGTTCCGGTGCCCGAAAAACTACGCCCTCCAATTCAACCGGTGAATCGGTTGCAACTAGGCCGTTGTCGATCAGGCTTCGAATTCGGTTTGATCGGACACCGCTGTTTTCGACTTGCACGGAAATCATCCCGGCCGTGAAAAACGCAATCAGGACTATTGCTGTTGCTATCGGTTTGGTTCGGAGAATAATAGCGGCGATTCCGCTAACGACGCAGATCAAAATCAAAATTGTTGTCGGGAACGCAAAGGAGTTGGCAAACAGGATGCCAGAGACCAAGGCAAAACTGAGCCATAGTAATGGCTGGTGATTGAAAGTTGGAAATCGACGATCGTCAGGCATCGAAAATCGCTCACTCAGTTTTGATCGAATCTCGCAGAACCTTGAAACGGGATTCACTCACCCCGCGGACCTGCAGTATCTGCTCAACGCGACGAAACGGCCCGTTCGCCGTTCGAAACTCGACGATCGCCTCCGCCGTTTTACGACCGATATACGGCAGTTTCTCGAGTTCAGCCACCGTTGCCGTGTTTATGTTTACCGCACTCGGCGATTGAGGAATTCGGTTGGAAGCCTGCTCCACTACTACTCTCGGACTACACGCAACGAGAGATGAAACGAGTATCAACCAACCTGAAAGCCTAAGTAGCATTTCCGCTAATAATAAGTACTATTCAGAGATCCGCCAAGTGCATCAATTGTTTTTTTGGCTTTGAAGGGCGCCGGCTACTGCTCATTCTCCATTTCCGAGAGGTCCTGGAGGTATTCGTAGGCCTTTTCGAGGATCGGTCGGGCACGGGTCGAGCCGTCCATTTCGCCGATATAGCCCTCGCGGACCATTGCGTCGAGTATGGCAGCGGCACGGCCGTAACCGACCCGCAGATGGCGTTGGAGCAAGCTGGTCGAACCGCGTTTGGCCTGGACAACACACTTGAGGGCGTCGTGAAAGAGCGGGTCGCGGCGTCCGGGCAGTTCGCCATCGTCCTCGATTTCCTCCTGTGAGACGGTAATCGTCCGGTCGTATTCGGGGCGGCCCTGTGCCTTGGCAAATTCGACCACCTTCCCGATCTCGTTTTCATCGACATAGGCACCGTGGACCCGCGTGACATTGCTGTTGCCGGGCGGCAAAAATAGCATATCGCCCTGACCGAGCAGAGCCTCAGCCCCATTGCCATCGATGATCGTCCTGCTATCGACCTTGCTGGAGACGCGAAATGAGATACGTGCCGGAAAGTTCGCCTTGATCAGTCCGGTAATGACATCCACCGACGGACGCTGGGTCGCGAGCACCAGATGGATCCCCACCGCGCGAGCCATCTGTGCAAGACGCGTTATCGATTCTTCGACCTCTTTACCGGCAACCATCATCAGATCGGCGAGTTCGTCAATGATGATGACGATGTATGGTAGCTTGCGGTAAGGTTCGCCATTATCATCGAGCCGGCCCTCGGCCTTATATAGCTTGATCTTTTCGTTGTAGCCGTCGATATTACGGACCGCGTAGCCGGCAAGGTCCTTGTAACGGCGTTCCATCTCGGTCACCGCCCAACGCAATGCCGTCGCCGCCTTTTTCGGGTCAGTGATGATCGGCGTCGACAGATGCGGAATGTCGGCATACAGCCCAAGCTCGAGCCGCTTGGGGTCGACCATTATGAACTTTACTTCGTCAGGTTTCGCCTTGTAGAGGATCGACATCACCAGCGTATTGACGCCGACCGATTTGCCAGCCCCGGTCGCTCCCGCGATCAAAAGGTGCGGCATCTTCGCGAGGTCCGTAACGTACTTCGCCCCGTCGATCGTCTTGCCGAGCCCGAGCGTGAGCAGTGACTTAGAGTCGGTAAATTTTGTCGACTCGATCACTTCGCGTAGAAAGATGGTCTCACGCTTGATATTAGGCACCTCGATTCCAACGTACGCCTTGCCCGGGATTCGATCGATACGTATCGACGGAGCTCTCAGAGCCAGACAAAGATCATCCACCAGTCCAGTAACGCGTGAATATTTGACGCCAGCATCAGGCTTGAATTCAAATGTCGTCACGACCGGCCCGGGAGCAATGTGTACGACCTTGCCCGGAACGTTGAACTCAGCCGTCTTTTTCGCAAGCAGAGTCGCAACATCCCGAAGCTCGGATTCCTTATGGGTCAACGCGGGCGGGACTTCCGAGAGAAGCTCCGAACCGGGCAGGATGTAGTTCTCATAGTCCTGAGCCGCCGTCGGCTTGCCCACCCTGGCCACGTTTTCTTGCTCCTCAAATGTGGGATCTTCGTTCGGCTCATCGCGGGCCTTTTTCGCCTTGATAGGAATATTTTCGATCTCGGGGTCAAGTACTTTACGCGTCTCATACTGCTCTTCGCGGGTATCGATGGTCGGGATCGAGTCGATCGGTTCGTCCGCAAACAGCGGCTCTTCTCGCAACGCGGCGGCGGCGGCTTGTGCCTTTGCCATTGCCTCGACATCGCCCACAGAGATCGTCGGTGGCACCGCATCACCGATATGCTCGCGTTTTTCGCGTCGCTTGTCCGCACGCTTTCGTGCCGAATCGTCCGCCGGCTCGCTTGCTCTGCGGTTTGCCCGCCATTCATCAATACGAATTCGCAAGTTTTCCCAAGCAACATCGAAATGGCTAAGGAAACCGTTTAACGTAAAATTGGTGATCAGTAAAATCGAACAGATCAGCACCGCCGAGAGCAATATGCCTGCCCCGATCTTACTGATAAAATATGCAGTGCCGAGAGCCGCCGCCTCGCCGATGATCGCTCCGTATCCGCCTACAAGCGAGATCAGCCCCGATAGCGAGACAGCAAAGAAGATATAACCTGCAACTCGCGAAATACTCGGCACGAGCGTGTCTGATAAAAATACACGCCAGGCCATCAACGTAATGAGTATCGGGATCAGATAAGCCGTCCACCCAAAGCCACTCAACAGAACGGCGGCGATGTTTGCGCCGACGACCCCGACCCAGTTTTTGGTCGATGGCAAACCGACACCGGTCGAGATCAACGAACGGTCATCCGGACTGCTGGTCACCAGTGAAAGGAAAATGAGCACCGCTAAAACCCCGACGATCACCGCGACAACCTCATTGAAGCGCGAATGCTTTGCAGCCTTACCCCCCTTTTTCTTGAGCAGAGTGGTGCCGTCCGCGAGACAAAAATTGATGTCGTCGTCCTTGTAGGTCTCGTTACATGTCGGGCAAACTTTCATTTATTTCGACGTGGATCCACCTTTCTTATACATTAAAAACTCTTTGATAAATTCGTCGATATCGCCATCCAGTACCGCGTCGACGTCCGACGTTTCGTGCTTGGTTCGCGTATCTTTGACCAAACGGTACGGGTGAAGCACGTAATTGCGTATCTGCGAGCCGAACGAAATATCTTGTTTGGTAGCCTCGAGTTCCGACGCCGACTCGCGACGTTTTTCGAGTTCCAGCTCATACAGCTTCGACCTCAGCACCTGCATCGCGACCGCACGATTTTGTATCTGCGAACGCTGGTTCTGACACGTTACCACAATATTGGTCGGAAGATGCGTGATTCTTACAGCTGAGTCTGTAACATTGACGTGCTGGCCGCCCGCACCGGAGGAGCGATATGTGTCTATGCGGAGATCTTTGTCCTCGATATTGACCTCGATATTCTCATCGATCTCAGGGCTCACGAACATCGAAGCGAACGAAGTCTCGCGGCTGCCGCCCGAGTTGAACGGCGAAATCCGCACCAGCCGATGAACGCCTGCTTCGGTTGCGAGCAATCCATAAGCGTAATCGCCTGCGACGCGAAATGTCGCCGACTTCAGGCCCGCCTCACTTCCCGATTGCTCGTCGATGATCTCGGCCTTAAATCCTTTCTTTTCGCACCAACGCAAATACATCCGGAGCAGCATCTGTGCAAAATCCTGAGCGTCCGTGCCGCCCGCACCGGCCTGGATCGAGCAGATCGCGTTGTTCGCGTCCGTTTCACCGGAAAGAAGGCTCTCGGTCTGGGCGAGATCGACGTCGGACTCAAGCTTGTCGATCAGTTTTACAAGTTCGATCGCCGAATCGGGGTCTTCGGCCGCAAATTCGAACAAAACCTCAGCGTCCGAAACGCCCGTCTCAAACGCCGCGTGCCTGGACAGAGCCTTTTCGAGCAGACTCCGCCGCTGAACGACTTTTTGGGCAGTCGCCTGATCGTCCCAAAAACCGGGCGCGGAAATTAGTTTTTCGGATCGCTCTAACTCAGCAAGCTTTGCAGGTGCGTCAAAGAAACCTCCCAAGTTGTGTAACTTTATCTTTGATGTCGTCGAATTTTGTTTGTAGGTCTGTGAGTTCCATTCTTTGTTTTTCTCAGCGTTCTCCGCGGTCACTGCGTTTAGAATATATTTTAACGCAGAGATTGCTGAGGTCGCAGAGTCAATACTAATTTATTTGGTTAGAAATTCGACACGAAAGTATTTGTGATCAATTGCCATCAATGGTACGAAGATTTTCCAATATCCATTTTGCGGAATGTCGACAACTTCGTAGTAACAACCGTCAGCCTCGCAAGGCGATGTGTTTCGCATTCGAACAATTATGTAACTGCCCAAATACAAAACGACGATTGTGAAAATGACGCAAAATGTCCACTCAAACCGTCGGTTGTCGTCGTCGAAAAATCGCATATCCCAATAATCCAAATGTCGCGACGGTACACAACCACGCGAACCAGTCGCCGTATTTTACATAAAACGTCTGCGAGCCG
This is a stretch of genomic DNA from Chloracidobacterium sp.. It encodes these proteins:
- the prfB gene encoding peptide chain release factor 2; translation: MTAENAEKNKEWNSQTYKQNSTTSKIKLHNLGGFFDAPAKLAELERSEKLISAPGFWDDQATAQKVVQRRSLLEKALSRHAAFETGVSDAEVLFEFAAEDPDSAIELVKLIDKLESDVDLAQTESLLSGETDANNAICSIQAGAGGTDAQDFAQMLLRMYLRWCEKKGFKAEIIDEQSGSEAGLKSATFRVAGDYAYGLLATEAGVHRLVRISPFNSGGSRETSFASMFVSPEIDENIEVNIEDKDLRIDTYRSSGAGGQHVNVTDSAVRITHLPTNIVVTCQNQRSQIQNRAVAMQVLRSKLYELELEKRRESASELEATKQDISFGSQIRNYVLHPYRLVKDTRTKHETSDVDAVLDGDIDEFIKEFLMYKKGGSTSK
- a CDS encoding DNA translocase FtsK 4TM domain-containing protein, with the protein product MKVCPTCNETYKDDDINFCLADGTTLLKKKGGKAAKHSRFNEVVAVIVGVLAVLIFLSLVTSSPDDRSLISTGVGLPSTKNWVGVVGANIAAVLLSGFGWTAYLIPILITLMAWRVFLSDTLVPSISRVAGYIFFAVSLSGLISLVGGYGAIIGEAAALGTAYFISKIGAGILLSAVLICSILLITNFTLNGFLSHFDVAWENLRIRIDEWRANRRASEPADDSARKRADKRREKREHIGDAVPPTISVGDVEAMAKAQAAAAALREEPLFADEPIDSIPTIDTREEQYETRKVLDPEIENIPIKAKKARDEPNEDPTFEEQENVARVGKPTAAQDYENYILPGSELLSEVPPALTHKESELRDVATLLAKKTAEFNVPGKVVHIAPGPVVTTFEFKPDAGVKYSRVTGLVDDLCLALRAPSIRIDRIPGKAYVGIEVPNIKRETIFLREVIESTKFTDSKSLLTLGLGKTIDGAKYVTDLAKMPHLLIAGATGAGKSVGVNTLVMSILYKAKPDEVKFIMVDPKRLELGLYADIPHLSTPIITDPKKAATALRWAVTEMERRYKDLAGYAVRNIDGYNEKIKLYKAEGRLDDNGEPYRKLPYIVIIIDELADLMMVAGKEVEESITRLAQMARAVGIHLVLATQRPSVDVITGLIKANFPARISFRVSSKVDSRTIIDGNGAEALLGQGDMLFLPPGNSNVTRVHGAYVDENEIGKVVEFAKAQGRPEYDRTITVSQEEIEDDGELPGRRDPLFHDALKCVVQAKRGSTSLLQRHLRVGYGRAAAILDAMVREGYIGEMDGSTRARPILEKAYEYLQDLSEMENEQ